In a single window of the Bradyrhizobium erythrophlei genome:
- a CDS encoding DUF6894 family protein gives MGLYFFRIIHGKYCGVSDPDFDVVDRNAAWAEMTKVCGDLIDGAARDLKQNAEWQVELLDQAKEPVFRIRLVAETLD, from the coding sequence ATGGGGCTCTATTTTTTCAGAATCATCCACGGGAAATACTGTGGCGTTTCCGATCCAGACTTTGATGTCGTCGACCGTAATGCTGCTTGGGCAGAGATGACGAAAGTCTGCGGCGATCTGATCGACGGCGCTGCGCGCGATCTAAAACAAAACGCCGAGTGGCAGGTCGAACTCCTGGACCAGGCCAAAGAGCCGGTGTTTAGAATCCGCCTTGTAGCGGAGACGTTGGACTAG
- a CDS encoding PilZ domain-containing protein, producing MDEKRRANRRRVLKGATIEFNCGAHNCSVRNLSEAGAALDVPYAVTIPHEFTLIMQTDGASRNCRVIWRKDNRLGVTFEQVANQPEL from the coding sequence ATGGATGAAAAACGGAGGGCTAATCGACGTCGGGTCCTCAAAGGCGCGACTATCGAATTCAACTGCGGCGCACACAATTGCTCGGTTCGAAACTTGTCAGAGGCGGGTGCAGCCCTTGACGTTCCATATGCGGTAACTATTCCTCACGAATTCACGCTGATCATGCAGACCGATGGGGCAAGCCGGAATTGCCGCGTCATATGGCGCAAAGACAACCGGCTCGGCGTCACGTTCGAACAAGTCGCCAATCAGCCAGAGCTTTAG
- a CDS encoding cupin domain-containing protein produces the protein MPRRLIALAFVLAGANTAIADDMKMPINSGDLKWGPAPPALPKGAEIAVLSGDPSKDGPFVLRLKMPSGYKVPAHNHPTDESATVISGNFHIGMGDKFDESKAIELTAGGYAEAPAKMNHYGWVSSPSVVQLHGQGPFAITYVNPADDPSKQ, from the coding sequence ATGCCCCGCCGATTGATCGCCTTGGCTTTCGTCTTGGCAGGTGCGAACACGGCCATTGCCGATGATATGAAAATGCCAATCAACTCTGGCGACCTCAAATGGGGACCAGCACCTCCCGCGTTGCCGAAGGGAGCGGAAATCGCCGTTCTCTCGGGGGACCCCTCCAAAGATGGCCCCTTCGTTCTTCGCCTAAAAATGCCGAGCGGTTATAAGGTTCCCGCTCATAATCATCCAACGGATGAAAGCGCTACTGTCATATCAGGCAACTTTCATATCGGAATGGGCGACAAATTCGATGAGAGCAAAGCAATCGAGCTAACGGCGGGCGGATACGCCGAAGCACCTGCCAAAATGAACCACTACGGTTGGGTAAGCAGTCCTTCCGTCGTTCAACTTCATGGTCAAGGGCCATTCGCGATAACTTACGTTAATCCAGCCGATGACCCGAGTAAGCAGTAG
- a CDS encoding sterol desaturase family protein: MTAIIYFGEMLVVSVLAIFLLAISPLRVAAAAASFAGGVVAWTLAEYLVHRFVLHDLAPRKHGIHHANPDEPVLTIFWQIWVCFALVYLIAGGALLAGALVAYVGYLFVHHCAHHAPDKLPLSLLNHHQIHHRFATRNYGVSTTLWDRVFGTVLR; the protein is encoded by the coding sequence ATGACCGCTATCATCTATTTCGGCGAAATGCTGGTTGTCTCTGTGCTCGCAATCTTCCTGCTAGCGATCTCGCCGCTCAGAGTAGCCGCCGCCGCAGCATCGTTCGCCGGTGGCGTCGTGGCGTGGACGCTTGCCGAATATCTCGTTCATCGTTTTGTGCTGCACGATCTCGCGCCAAGAAAGCATGGGATTCATCATGCCAATCCTGATGAGCCGGTCCTTACAATTTTTTGGCAGATATGGGTTTGTTTCGCGTTGGTATATTTGATTGCTGGCGGCGCTTTGCTTGCGGGTGCGCTAGTTGCCTATGTCGGGTATTTGTTTGTGCATCACTGCGCGCATCATGCTCCCGATAAATTGCCGTTATCACTGCTCAATCATCACCAAATCCATCATAGATTTGCGACGCGAAACTACGGCGTTAGCACAACGCTGTGGGATCGCGTATTCGGGACGGTACTGCGATAG
- a CDS encoding Crp/Fnr family transcriptional regulator, protein MPNSNAIFASLSASDASALRPHLKSVHLESRRILFDVGDVIDSVYFPTSAVVSLVVGLSTGEMVEGAMVGKDSIVGVAAAMDSKLAFTQAIVQLPGDAFVCDASAFKGVAMQSERLLSLLFRHEQAVYAQAQQSTACMAAHDVRSRLCRWLLRARDLSGGDHLAFTQEFLAEMLGVRRTSVTFDAHALQQAGLIKYSRGKIQILNVDGLHEGACECYETVRSQYAKLLGRNRKAHDARSMSGVAHG, encoded by the coding sequence ATGCCGAATTCCAATGCGATTTTTGCGTCACTGTCCGCCAGCGACGCCTCCGCACTCCGGCCACATCTGAAAAGCGTTCACCTCGAATCGAGGAGGATTCTCTTCGATGTCGGGGATGTTATCGATTCGGTCTATTTCCCGACCAGCGCGGTGGTGTCGTTGGTGGTGGGTCTTTCCACGGGCGAAATGGTCGAAGGCGCAATGGTCGGTAAAGACAGCATTGTGGGCGTCGCCGCCGCGATGGATAGCAAGCTCGCCTTCACCCAAGCAATCGTGCAGCTTCCAGGCGATGCTTTTGTCTGCGATGCATCCGCCTTTAAAGGTGTTGCGATGCAAAGTGAACGGCTGCTAAGTTTGCTTTTCCGCCATGAGCAAGCGGTTTACGCGCAAGCTCAGCAATCAACCGCCTGCATGGCGGCTCACGACGTGCGGTCGCGGCTCTGTAGATGGCTTTTGCGAGCGCGGGATTTGTCCGGCGGCGATCACCTGGCATTCACCCAGGAGTTTTTGGCAGAAATGTTAGGTGTTCGGCGGACAAGCGTCACATTTGATGCGCATGCCCTACAGCAGGCCGGATTGATCAAGTATTCACGTGGCAAAATTCAAATTCTAAATGTTGACGGCCTGCATGAAGGCGCATGTGAATGCTACGAAACGGTAAGATCACAATATGCCAAGTTGCTGGGCAGGAACCGGAAGGCACATGATGCGCGCTCGATGAGCGGGGTCGCTCATGGATAG
- a CDS encoding integrase core domain-containing protein, with product MLDRLIFAGLYRLAPKVLGALAIVKPETVIKWHRAGFRSYWRWKSRRRGGRPTLATEIRKLIREMSIANPLWGAPRIHGELLKLGIDIGQTSVAKYMAKRGHPPSQGWRTFLRNHADGIAAMDLFVVPTISFRLLYGLLIVGHGRRQILWFGVTAHPTAEWIANQITQACGWEQAPRYLIRDRDGAYGEVFIRRLRSMGIRDRPTSPRSPWQNGYAERLIGSIRRECLDHVVVFSECHLRHLLLSYMKYYNGARTHLSLAKDAPVSRAVDRAGHILCRPILGGLHHQYARI from the coding sequence ATGCTGGACCGTCTGATATTCGCCGGCTTGTATCGTTTGGCTCCGAAGGTGCTGGGCGCCTTGGCGATCGTGAAGCCGGAGACCGTGATTAAATGGCACCGCGCCGGGTTCAGATCGTACTGGCGGTGGAAGTCGCGGCGCCGTGGCGGCCGACCAACTTTAGCGACTGAGATACGCAAGCTTATTCGCGAGATGAGCATTGCCAATCCTCTGTGGGGAGCGCCGCGGATCCATGGAGAACTCCTCAAGCTCGGCATCGATATCGGACAAACCAGCGTGGCCAAGTACATGGCCAAGCGAGGACACCCGCCATCCCAAGGCTGGAGGACGTTCCTTCGCAATCATGCCGACGGCATCGCCGCGATGGATCTGTTCGTCGTGCCGACAATCTCGTTTCGCCTGCTCTACGGCTTGTTGATTGTGGGGCATGGTCGACGGCAGATTTTATGGTTTGGCGTCACAGCGCATCCGACCGCAGAATGGATCGCCAATCAGATCACGCAAGCCTGCGGCTGGGAACAAGCTCCCCGCTATCTCATTCGTGACCGGGACGGGGCCTATGGTGAGGTCTTCATCCGAAGGCTTCGATCGATGGGCATCCGCGATCGACCGACGTCGCCGCGCTCCCCTTGGCAAAATGGATATGCTGAAAGGCTGATCGGCTCGATCCGCAGAGAATGCCTTGACCACGTTGTTGTGTTCAGTGAGTGCCACCTCCGTCACCTACTGCTGTCGTACATGAAATATTACAATGGGGCCCGCACGCATCTATCCCTGGCGAAAGATGCACCGGTCTCGCGTGCCGTCGATCGCGCCGGGCACATTCTTTGTCGCCCAATCCTGGGCGGACTGCATCACCAATATGCCCGGATTTAA
- a CDS encoding rubredoxin, whose amino-acid sequence MVLQEQWGIKIDPLRFRANLYIDGARPWEEFDWVGSDIRIGEGLFRVDRRNGRCGATNVNPETGRRDLDLPGSMRATFGHKELGIYLIAREGGRLAVGDQVATPSTVDIGHAPLPVAAKPLTSHQKYMCGGCYFIYEPSSGLPDQSIASGTPFAKIPPDWRCPDCGTEKTTFRPYVEPNHHQSTGKRQIS is encoded by the coding sequence TTGGTCCTCCAGGAACAATGGGGGATCAAAATCGATCCGCTGCGGTTTCGGGCGAATCTCTACATCGACGGAGCGAGACCCTGGGAGGAGTTCGATTGGGTGGGCAGCGACATCCGGATCGGAGAGGGGCTGTTTCGCGTTGACCGGCGCAACGGCCGCTGCGGCGCGACCAACGTCAATCCGGAAACCGGCCGTCGAGACCTCGATCTGCCCGGCTCGATGCGAGCAACGTTCGGGCATAAGGAACTTGGGATCTATCTCATTGCGCGAGAAGGAGGCCGCCTCGCTGTGGGTGATCAGGTCGCGACGCCGAGCACCGTCGACATCGGTCATGCTCCGCTTCCCGTGGCAGCCAAGCCACTCACCAGCCACCAGAAATACATGTGTGGCGGGTGCTATTTCATCTATGAGCCCTCCTCCGGACTGCCTGACCAATCGATCGCCTCAGGCACGCCGTTCGCTAAAATCCCGCCAGATTGGCGTTGCCCGGATTGCGGAACGGAAAAGACGACGTTCCGGCCCTATGTTGAGCCAAATCATCACCAAAGCACCGGCAAAAGGCAGATCTCCTGA
- a CDS encoding DUF5906 domain-containing protein produces MIDIKSNLADAVAFAVSLPTDQVHLCAIHPAGNRPVVGQSFPKTESGQAAILRWLTEADRKGYGIYFNANEVKPLGKGRAKAKEAEVSTVRFLHVDADLPAGTTRDNVETVRAELLAKIKAAPLVPSLIINSGNGFGLFWELAEPVTVTAENLEDIKARNVALADQLGGDDCENLDRVMRLPFTVNRPSAKKIKAGRVPVLADIVTDLRNFVVYTIDQFERAANANEETATSTKSSRTAYETIGSPDIPETLDLSTLDESLRSIIENGPPTSYAKSRSEAVYSCACDLRRIGWSDGDILFVLTNPSNGIADHIFDQKQREPIEQASRVLMDMHRKGVEQVFIEASEDFGDEEVEEFTAPPSPLTEFREQLAGFRYCLDPPSFIRRADKKMISEKSFNGRYAPLVNCIPKLESRYKDSAPKLAISQSVLERIDGTCYRPGEPDVCGNLFNMWQDPKIEPLPETPTIFLAHMTYLIPDRRERELALNWLAWCVQKPSEKQMFALLIVDEGGTGKGWIGYMLRVLLGDQNVAMIESDDPVKDMFNGWTLNRQLGFIHELMPDRRVDLASRLKGVITESHFWVNEKFIARFRAENRTNLFCCSNHRDVLKIARKDRRWLVVQGASDPFGVDDNGEPTVLTTRYYEILFGCLGTPEAPGDEVRRIKGWLMTRDLSMYNGKGLAPQTEMKIEVADNQHTDIEQTVLEAHRDRTGPFVGTLCTAADVADKLEFSFEDNQKGLVMISKAMREAGCRQLDGKNRQIRVDAKQVRLWALSKKLAAKFSTMEPAALAELYKRQKTRKPIILDDYDPAS; encoded by the coding sequence ATGATTGACATCAAATCGAACTTGGCGGACGCCGTCGCGTTCGCCGTCAGCTTGCCGACTGATCAAGTGCATCTATGCGCTATTCATCCCGCTGGCAATCGTCCGGTAGTTGGCCAGAGCTTCCCGAAGACAGAATCCGGACAAGCCGCCATTTTGCGATGGCTGACCGAAGCCGACCGCAAGGGATACGGCATTTATTTCAACGCCAACGAAGTGAAGCCGCTCGGCAAGGGACGTGCGAAGGCGAAAGAGGCCGAAGTCTCGACCGTTCGCTTTCTGCACGTTGATGCTGATCTCCCCGCCGGCACCACGCGCGATAATGTTGAGACCGTACGCGCCGAACTGCTCGCGAAGATCAAAGCGGCTCCACTCGTGCCGTCGCTGATTATCAACTCGGGCAATGGGTTTGGATTGTTCTGGGAACTCGCCGAGCCGGTCACCGTCACCGCTGAGAATCTCGAAGATATCAAAGCCCGCAACGTAGCGTTGGCCGATCAACTCGGCGGGGACGACTGCGAGAACCTGGACCGCGTCATGCGGCTGCCGTTCACCGTCAACCGACCGAGCGCTAAGAAGATCAAGGCGGGCCGCGTGCCAGTGCTCGCCGACATCGTCACCGATCTTCGCAACTTCGTTGTGTATACGATCGACCAATTCGAGCGGGCTGCAAATGCTAATGAAGAGACCGCGACGTCGACGAAGTCGAGCCGGACGGCGTATGAGACAATCGGCTCGCCTGACATACCGGAAACGCTCGATCTCTCGACGCTCGACGAAAGTCTCCGCAGCATCATTGAGAACGGACCACCGACAAGTTACGCGAAGTCGCGCTCGGAAGCCGTCTACAGCTGCGCTTGCGATCTCCGCCGCATTGGCTGGAGCGATGGCGACATTCTTTTCGTGCTGACTAACCCGTCGAACGGCATCGCCGATCACATCTTCGATCAAAAGCAGCGCGAGCCGATTGAGCAGGCGAGCCGCGTCCTCATGGACATGCACCGCAAGGGCGTCGAGCAAGTCTTCATCGAAGCATCGGAAGATTTCGGCGACGAAGAGGTCGAAGAGTTCACCGCACCGCCTAGCCCCCTGACGGAATTTCGCGAGCAACTTGCCGGTTTCCGGTACTGTCTCGATCCGCCGAGCTTCATTCGTCGTGCCGACAAGAAAATGATCTCGGAGAAATCGTTCAACGGTCGTTATGCGCCGCTGGTGAACTGCATTCCGAAACTTGAATCCCGCTATAAGGACAGCGCGCCTAAGCTCGCGATCTCGCAAAGCGTGCTGGAACGTATCGATGGTACTTGCTATCGTCCTGGCGAGCCGGACGTATGCGGCAACTTATTCAACATGTGGCAAGACCCGAAGATTGAGCCATTACCCGAGACGCCGACAATTTTTCTAGCGCACATGACCTATCTGATCCCAGATCGGCGCGAGCGCGAACTAGCATTGAACTGGCTCGCATGGTGCGTGCAGAAGCCGAGCGAAAAACAGATGTTCGCGCTGTTGATCGTTGATGAAGGCGGGACCGGCAAGGGTTGGATTGGCTACATGCTCCGCGTCTTGCTGGGTGACCAGAATGTCGCAATGATCGAAAGCGACGACCCGGTCAAAGATATGTTCAATGGTTGGACGCTCAATCGCCAGCTAGGTTTCATTCACGAGCTTATGCCTGACCGCCGGGTCGATCTCGCGTCACGGCTTAAGGGCGTGATCACCGAATCGCACTTCTGGGTCAACGAGAAATTTATAGCGCGATTCCGAGCGGAGAATCGAACCAACCTGTTCTGCTGCTCTAACCATCGCGATGTCTTAAAGATCGCACGCAAAGATCGCCGATGGCTCGTTGTTCAAGGTGCATCCGACCCGTTCGGCGTTGATGACAATGGCGAGCCTACGGTGTTGACGACGCGCTACTATGAAATACTGTTCGGCTGTCTCGGTACGCCTGAAGCCCCCGGCGATGAGGTTCGCCGCATTAAGGGTTGGCTGATGACCCGTGATCTTTCGATGTATAATGGTAAGGGATTGGCGCCGCAGACTGAAATGAAAATCGAGGTCGCGGACAACCAGCATACTGATATCGAACAGACTGTGCTCGAAGCCCACCGAGATCGCACCGGTCCGTTCGTCGGCACACTCTGTACCGCTGCCGATGTAGCGGACAAGCTGGAATTCTCTTTCGAGGATAATCAGAAAGGGTTGGTGATGATCTCCAAGGCGATGCGCGAAGCCGGCTGCCGACAGCTTGACGGCAAGAACCGACAAATCCGCGTCGATGCAAAACAGGTGCGGCTCTGGGCGCTGTCAAAGAAGCTCGCGGCCAAATTCTCTACCATGGAGCCCGCCGCGCTCGCCGAGCTTTACAAGCGGCAGAAGACACGCAAGCCGATCATCCTCGACGACTATGATCCGGCAAGCTAG
- a CDS encoding helix-turn-helix domain-containing protein has translation MSAQIIPSNCQTVEEVAEYLNVVPLTVRRLIKAKKLKASKVARRVRIRPADLEAYLDANPA, from the coding sequence ATGAGTGCCCAAATCATCCCGAGCAATTGCCAAACCGTCGAAGAGGTCGCCGAATATCTCAACGTGGTCCCGTTGACGGTGCGGCGACTGATTAAGGCCAAGAAACTTAAAGCTTCAAAGGTCGCGCGCCGCGTCCGGATACGGCCAGCCGACCTTGAGGCGTATCTCGACGCGAACCCCGCGTAA
- a CDS encoding GIY-YIG nuclease family protein, with the protein MSAGTYWVYILASRRNGTHYIGVTNNLRARLEQHRAGLGSEFVKKYGVHRLLHVEEFSSPLDAIAREKQLKNWRRAWKIRLIEKVNPEWNDLSHLL; encoded by the coding sequence ATGAGCGCGGGCACCTATTGGGTCTACATTCTCGCCAGCCGCAGAAACGGAACGCACTATATCGGCGTCACCAACAACCTGCGGGCAAGGCTTGAGCAGCATCGCGCCGGTCTGGGCTCGGAATTCGTCAAGAAGTACGGCGTGCACCGCCTCCTGCACGTGGAAGAGTTTTCATCGCCGCTGGATGCGATCGCACGCGAGAAGCAGCTTAAGAATTGGCGACGGGCCTGGAAAATTCGGTTGATCGAAAAGGTGAATCCAGAGTGGAATGACTTATCCCACTTGCTTTGA
- a CDS encoding glycogen/starch/alpha-glucan phosphorylase produces MPDQPFAANFPTLGQPVDELALAEIKGAILAKLRLAIGKDTGMASRHDWYKAAALALRDRIVHHWLTAEKQSYDAGRKRVYYLSLEFLIGRLFTDALNNMGLLPVFEAALGDLGVDLADLRKCEPDAALGNGGLGRLAACFMESMATLAIPAIGYGIRYDFGLFRQIIAQGWQQEYPDEWLSFGNPWEFQRPEVVYHVHFGGSVEHLDVNGRDCASWRPAETVQAVAYDTPIVGWRGQHVNALRLWSARSPDPLKLDVFNSGDYLGASAEEARAESICKFLYPNDESPAGRELRLRQEYFFVSASLQDLIQRHLTSDGQLRGLASKAAVQLNDTHPSLAVTELMRILVDLHNFRWDDAWKITVATLSYTNHTLLPEALETWPVELFERLLPRHLEIIYRINVAHLALADARCPGDVDFRASVSLIDERSGRRVRMGQLAFVGSHRINGVSAMHSDLMKETVFHDLNHLYPGRITNKTNGITFRRWLMLANPKLTNLLREVCGEAALDDPSRLELLEAHASDTAFQQRFRTVKHHNKIVLARLIGERLNIKVDPGALFDVQIKRIHEYKRQLLNILETIALYQAIKDEPQRDWVPRVKIFAGKAAASYRYAKLIIKLINDVAEVVNNDPDIGGLLKVAFLADYNVSLAEVIIPAADLSEQISTAGMEASGTGNMKLALNGALTIGTLDGANIEIRDHVGPENITIFGMEALDVVVRRKQGLDATDVIRRSPKLGRAITAIESGAFSPGEPARFESIGHALRYLDHYMVSADFDAYYEAQRGIDARWQVIPAWTRASILNVARMPWFSSDRTIREYAQDIWNVPVRGIAPQGLQETGAQREATR; encoded by the coding sequence TTGCCAGATCAACCCTTCGCAGCGAATTTTCCGACGCTCGGACAGCCGGTCGACGAACTGGCGCTGGCCGAGATCAAGGGCGCGATCCTCGCCAAGCTGCGGCTGGCGATCGGCAAGGACACCGGCATGGCGAGCCGGCACGACTGGTACAAGGCGGCGGCGCTGGCGCTGCGCGACCGCATCGTGCACCACTGGCTCACGGCTGAAAAGCAGAGCTACGACGCCGGCCGCAAACGGGTCTACTATCTCAGCCTGGAATTTCTGATCGGCCGCCTTTTCACCGACGCGCTGAACAATATGGGGCTGCTGCCGGTGTTCGAGGCAGCTCTTGGCGATCTCGGCGTTGATCTTGCGGATTTGCGCAAATGCGAGCCGGATGCGGCGCTCGGCAATGGCGGTCTCGGACGGCTTGCGGCGTGCTTCATGGAGAGTATGGCGACGCTTGCGATTCCCGCCATCGGCTACGGCATCCGGTACGATTTCGGCCTGTTCCGCCAGATCATCGCGCAGGGCTGGCAACAGGAATATCCCGATGAATGGCTGAGCTTCGGCAACCCCTGGGAATTCCAGCGGCCGGAGGTCGTCTACCACGTCCATTTCGGCGGCAGCGTCGAACACCTCGACGTCAACGGCCGCGACTGCGCGAGCTGGCGCCCGGCCGAAACCGTGCAGGCCGTCGCCTACGACACGCCTATCGTGGGCTGGCGCGGCCAGCACGTCAACGCGCTGCGGCTGTGGTCGGCGCGCTCGCCCGATCCGCTGAAGCTCGACGTCTTCAACAGCGGCGACTATCTCGGCGCCAGCGCTGAGGAGGCACGCGCCGAATCGATCTGCAAGTTCCTCTATCCGAACGACGAGAGCCCGGCGGGCCGCGAATTGCGGCTGCGGCAAGAATATTTCTTCGTCTCTGCCTCGCTGCAGGACCTGATTCAGCGCCATCTGACGTCGGACGGGCAGTTGCGCGGTCTGGCGTCAAAGGCCGCGGTGCAGCTCAACGACACCCATCCCAGTCTCGCCGTCACCGAGCTGATGCGCATTCTGGTCGATCTGCACAACTTCCGTTGGGACGACGCCTGGAAGATCACGGTGGCGACGCTGTCCTACACCAACCACACGCTGCTGCCGGAAGCGCTCGAGACCTGGCCGGTCGAATTGTTCGAACGGCTGCTGCCGCGCCATCTGGAAATCATCTACCGCATCAATGTCGCGCATCTGGCACTGGCGGATGCCCGCTGCCCCGGCGACGTCGATTTCAGGGCCTCGGTCTCCCTGATCGACGAGAGGTCCGGCCGCCGGGTGCGGATGGGACAATTGGCGTTCGTCGGATCGCATCGCATCAACGGCGTCTCGGCGATGCATTCCGACCTGATGAAGGAAACCGTGTTCCACGATCTCAATCATCTCTATCCGGGGCGCATCACCAACAAGACCAACGGCATCACCTTCCGCCGCTGGCTGATGCTGGCCAATCCGAAGCTGACCAACCTGTTGCGCGAGGTCTGCGGCGAAGCCGCGCTCGACGATCCCTCAAGGCTTGAACTGCTCGAGGCCCACGCCAGCGACACCGCGTTCCAGCAGCGTTTCCGCACCGTCAAGCACCACAACAAGATCGTGCTGGCGCGGCTGATCGGCGAGCGCCTCAACATCAAGGTCGATCCGGGCGCGTTGTTCGACGTCCAGATCAAGCGCATCCACGAATACAAGCGGCAGCTGCTCAACATCCTCGAGACCATCGCGTTGTATCAGGCGATCAAGGACGAGCCGCAGCGCGACTGGGTGCCGCGGGTGAAAATCTTCGCCGGCAAGGCGGCGGCGAGCTATCGCTACGCCAAGCTGATCATCAAGCTGATCAACGACGTCGCCGAGGTCGTCAACAACGACCCCGATATCGGGGGGCTCCTGAAGGTCGCGTTCCTTGCCGACTACAATGTCAGCCTCGCCGAGGTAATCATTCCCGCCGCCGACCTCTCCGAACAGATTTCGACCGCGGGCATGGAAGCCTCCGGCACCGGCAACATGAAGCTCGCGCTCAACGGCGCGCTGACCATCGGCACGCTCGACGGCGCCAATATCGAAATCCGCGACCACGTCGGCCCGGAAAACATCACGATCTTCGGCATGGAGGCGCTGGACGTGGTGGTGCGGCGCAAGCAGGGGCTGGATGCGACCGACGTAATCCGGCGGTCGCCGAAGCTCGGGCGCGCCATCACCGCGATCGAAAGCGGCGCGTTCTCGCCCGGCGAACCCGCGCGCTTCGAATCGATCGGGCACGCGCTGCGCTATCTCGACCATTACATGGTGAGCGCGGATTTCGACGCCTATTACGAGGCGCAGCGTGGCATCGACGCGCGCTGGCAGGTGATCCCGGCCTGGACGCGGGCCAGTATTCTCAACGTGGCGCGGATGCCGTGGTTCTCTTCCGACCGCACCATCCGCGAATACGCCCAGGATATCTGGAACGTGCCGGTGCGCGGGATTGCGCCGCAGGGACTGCAGGAAACGGGCGCGCAGCGCGAGGCAACCCGCTGA